The genomic window ATGACATTGAGACttacacttgttttctttttgcccaCAAAAAACATCTCAAATTTTACTTTGTAGGAAAAGCTGCAAAGGGAAACAAGAAATCTAAAGTCTTGAAGGTGATAGAGATACAGCCCCTCTGCCTGTCTTTACTTCCCTTTATTGTTCGTATCTCATCATGAATTAGAAGGATtacagcaggagcagcaggacaAATCTAGTCCAGTAAGTCAGTAAATGAAAATGCATATATAAAGTTTAAACGAAAAATTGTACTCAAGTAAAAGAAAGAAGGCTGTTTCTCCTAATCTAGTAGCCTGATCCTCAGACCCTGCATTCTCAGAGACGAGACAGAGGGACAGAAATGCCCAGTGAAACTTAGAAACCCATATCAATTCAGACATAAGACACAGATCTTTCTCATTTGATTGATAAATTTCCATTTAGATGGGTACATTTAAAGCTTTTGGAGATAGATAAAATAAACAGTTTAGATTGATGACATTTTCTTTGAccatattcagaatacataaatgaaaatcaaaaaaggaagtaaaagtgtatagaaatgattagaaaatgaaaattaccaTGTTCCCTATTTAATGGCCTTGCTTAGAAACAATGCCATCAGAGAACCTACCTCAAGGTTCCACCAGACGCCTTCCCAGCCAGCCCAGCAGCAGCCTCATCTTCCCCATGGCCTTTGTGCTCTCTCTACTGATGGCCCTGGTGCTGGTCAGCTATGGCCCGGGAAGATCCCTGGGCTGTGACCTGTCTCAGAACCACGTGCTGGTTGGCAGGCAGAACCTCAGGCTCCTGGGCCAAATGAGGAGACTCTCCCCTCGCTTCTGTCTGCAGGACAGAAAAGACTTCGCTTtcccccaggagatggtggagggcgGCCAGCTCCACGAGGCCCAGGCCATCTCTGTGCTCCATGAGATGCTCCAGCAGACCTTCAACCTCTTCCACACAGAGCGCTCCTCTGCTGCCTGGGACACCACTCTCCTGGAGCAGCTCCGCACTGGACTCCATCAGCAGCTGGACAACCTGGATGCCTGCCTGGGCCTGTTGACGGGAAAGGAAGACTCTGCCCTGGGAAGGACGGGCCCCACACTGGCCGTGAAGAGGTACTTCCAGGGCATCCATGTCTACctgaaagagaaggaatacaGCGACTGTGCCTGGGAAATCATCATAATGGAAATCATGAGATCCTTCTCTTCATCGACCAGCTTGCAAGAAAGGTTAAGAATGATGGATGGAGACCTGAACTCACCTTGACATGACCCTCACTGACTAAGATGCCACATCATCCTTGTATACTCACCTGGGGTCATTTCAGAAGACTCTGAATTCTGCTTTAGCCAGCAAATTTGTTGAATTACTTCAGCCAATACTTTGTCAGTAGtaaatgaatatatgtaaattatttttgtgGCTGCTGGTGCATCAGTCCTGAAGTGTAGACAGCTCTGATGttattgtttgtttgcttatttattttgttatatttattcttttatttcctcatatttatttttccatataaaatatatttgtttacattatattaaaatttagcAAATACATTCatgtttatttcattaaatttgtaATTCATtgtgtttattaaatattatcaAGGTAAACTTCTGgagttttttgttattttttgtttagttgctaagtaaagtgtgactcttttgtgaccccatagactatagcccaccaggctcctttgtccacaggattctccaggcaagattacactgctgctgctaagtcatttcagtagtgtccaactctgtgcgaccccatagacggcagcccaccaggctcccccgtccccaggactccccaggcaagaacactggagtgggtcgccagtatGTTgcaatttcctttcccaggggatcttccccaaccaaggatggaagctgcatttcaggcagattctttactgtctgagccactagggaagacccttggttgaaaaaatgagagaaaaagggaTTTTGTAAACTGAAATTAATTATTTATGGTAGTTACTGGGTCATAGGTTAGTCAAATATGGCATTTGTGCAATGAAGTGAGATAAACTAGGAAGCAGTTTTCAAAACAGTACTGATGATTTTGCTTCCACTGAAGCCAAGAACTTAAACTAAAGTTTTGTTTGGTCATAAAATATCTTAACTTGATATTTAAGACTTAtacattttcagttatttataattacttataaattataagaatccacctgcaatgtaggagatcccgGTTAGATTACTGagacaggaagatcccttggagaagggacaggctacccactccagtattcttgggcttccctaatggctcatttggcaaagaatctgcctgcaatatgagagacgtgggttcgatccctgagttgggaagagaagggaatgcctatccactctagaattctggcctggagaattccatgaactgtatgatccatgaagtctcaaagagtcagacataacttaatgACCTTCAgtataaattctgaaatattttttaaccaaTTAACATTGCAAGAGAAATTaaccatttatattaatattaaatgaaatacttttcCCTTTAAGTCTCAGTCTTGTCCCCAAGTCTTCCCACTGGAGGGTCTGAATATCTAATAGATTTCTGTCCAGATTTCAggtgcctttttcttttccctgaatcCCTGAAAGAATTAGTCTTTCTCCCCAGAAACAACCCTGAATTTGAAAATACTTCACAACTTGCTCTGATTTCCAGCCATCAATCGCAGCATAAATGGCCCGGTGTAAATAGATCTGGCCGAAATCTCCTCctaggaaggggagggaggacaTGGGGGCAGGTGCAGAAATCTAAGGATCTGAGCAAAGTAGCATTAAAGCTCCCCTGGGCAGTGGGACCCAAAAGGAAGTTTCCTCACTGCTCCCCGGGCCCCTCAGGCTCCCTGGGCTGTGGCGGCGGCGCCTCGTCGGGGTCAAGGCTCTTGCCAACGGGGACTCCTCGGTTCTCCCCTGGATCCTGCGCGACAGTTCGTGGCGCTGGACGTGGAGGCGCGTCCTGTCCATTACTGAGAGTTCAGGTGCACATCCCGGCCGCTGGGACGCCCCGAAGGGAGCTTGGAGGACTTAGCTTAGTGCAGGACCTGAGCTGTTTCACTGAGACCCAGATGAAGAGCTGAATTTCTGAAACTCTGGTCTCCCTGCTGATGGCAACGGGGATGCTCTGCTCCATCCCTAACATTTCACCTGTTAGCATATCTCGTCTTCTATTCTTCCAGTCATTTCCCATATTCATGTAATTTGGTAGCATTAAGTATTTTTAACCTAAATCCACAAGAGCCTTGTCAGCTTGGTGTTTTCTACAGTTGTTctcattgtttagtcgctaagtcttatttgactctttgtgaccccatggactgtagcctgccaggtttctctgtttgggattccccagacaatactggagtatgttgccatttcctcctccagaggactttCCCAATCCAGGATCTAACACCCCTCTCCTGCATGGACACGTGGATTCTTTAATCCACTGAAAGATTCtttcccaccagggaagcctgtttcctACAGAGATTCACTGAAATGTTTGTAATCCAATCTCTTGCAATGGCTATAATTCTCAAGGGCTTTATCTATCATGCATCTCAAGTTTATGGTGATGGTTAATTGAGCAATGTATATAAATCATCTTGGACAgttaaatatgattattttataattattagaaTCATTAATTTTGTCAATCACATTTAGATTCTCAGAAAGAATTACCAATTGAtaatttcattttgcttattacataaaataatcaGGATACTTTATCAATTGCTCAATTCATCTAGAATTTTGGAGGTAGATGATAaactaatgaaaatataaagtactGTAACAGCAAGGTATGGAAAACAAAGGCACAACGTGTGTTAGTGAAATAGGAAAATAAGCGATGGTTCAATACGTACAATTTGCACAGTGTTTATGGTATGGATAGGGAGGTGGAGTTTGGAATTTGACATAATAGGTTTTGAAACCTGGACTTCCATTTTCTTAGAttgttttttcaaataaagtctTAGCAGGTGGCTCCTGGAAATGAGAATATTTACAACTCAGGTTCAACTGTGTTGGAAGGATTAAGTGTCCCTTTTAAGGGCTAAGGAATTTGTAGTTGCTGTTAACGTCACTTGTTTAAGATTGAAAGTCTGTGGAATTTGTTTGGCAAGTTCTTGGTAATCATGTTCCCAGTAGCATTGTAACATTTAATTAGTAATCAATTCAGGATGAATGAGCCATAATAAGGGATGACAGCATCAAggaatgtgttcagttcagttcacttcagtcgctaagtcatgtccgactctttaagaccccataaatagcacaccaggcctccctgtccatcagcaactccaggagttcacccaaacttatgtgcattgtgtcggtgctgccatccagccatctcatcctctgtcctccccttctcctcctgcccccaatccctcccagcatcagagtcaaccCTTTgattgaggtggccaaagtacgggagtttcagctttagcatcattccttccaaagaacactcagggctgatctcctttagaatgaactggtcggatctcctcgcagtccaagggactctcaagagtcttctccaacactacagttcaaaagcatcaattcttcggtgctcagccttccacagtccaactctcacatccatacataacctctggaaaaaccatagccttgactagacagacctttgttagcaaagtaatgtctctgcttttaatatgctatctaggttggtcataactttccttccaaggagtaagcgtcttttaatctcatggctgcaatcaccatttgcagtgattttagagcccagaaaaataaagtctgacactgtttccactgtttccccatctatttcccatgaagtggtgggaccagatgccatgatcttctttttctgaatgttgagctttaagccacctttttcactctcctctttcactttcatcaagaggctttttagttcctcttcactttctgccataagggtggtgtcatctgcatatctgaggttattgatatttctcccggcaatcttgaatccagcttgtgcttcttccagcccagcgtttctcatgatgtactctgcatagaagttaaataaacagggggacagtatacaggcttgatgtactccttttcctatttggaaccagtctgttgttccatgtccagttgtaactgttgcttcctgacctgcatataggtttctcaagaggcaggtcaggtggtctgatatccccatctctgtcagaattttccacagtttattgtgatccacacagacaaaggctttggcatagtcaataaagcagaaatagatgtttttctggaactctcttgctttttcgatgatctagcagatgttagcaatttgatctctggttcctctgccttttctaaaaccagcttgaacatctgtaagttcacagttcacatattgctgaagtctggcttggagaattttgagcattactttactagagtgtgagatgtgtgcaattgtgtggtagtttgagcattctttggcattgcctttttttgggattggaatgaaaactgaccttttccagttctgtggccactgctgagttttccaaatttgctgacatattgagtgcagcactttcacagcatcatctttcaggatttggaatagctcaactggaattccatcacctccactagctttgttcatagtgatgctttctaaggcccacttgacttcacattccaggatgtctggctctaggtgagtgatcaccccatcatgattatcttggtcatgaagctcttttttgtacaattctctgggtattcttgccacctcttattaatatcttctgcttctgttaggcccataccatttctgtcctttatcgagcccatctttgcatgaaatgtttccttggtatctctaattttcttgaagagatctctagtctttccccttctgttgttttcctctatttctttgcattgatcgctgaggaaggttttttatctcttcttgctgttatttggaactctgcattcaggtgcttgctgctactgctaagtcacttcagtcgtgtccgactctgtgcgaccccatagatggaagcccaccaggcttccccatccctgggattctccaggcaagaacactggaatgggttgccatttcctcctccaatgaatgaaagtgaaaagtgaaagtgaaagtgaagtcgtgtccaactcttagcgaccccatggactgcagcctaccaggctcctccatccatgggattttccaggcaagagtactggactggggtgccattgccttctccattcagatgcttatatctttccttttctcctttgctttcacttctcttcttttcacagctatttgtaaggcctccccagacatccttcatccaaggtaaggagcagcggctgcgctttgctggagtagccgtgaagagataccccatgtccaaggtaagagaaacccaagtaagacagtaggtattgcaagggggcatcagagggcagacacactgaaactataatcacagaaaactaatcaatctaatcacactaggaccacacagccttgtctaactcagtgaacctaagccatgccctgtggggccacccaagatgggtgggtcatggtggagaggtctgacagaatgtggtccactggagaaggaaatggcaaaccacttcagtattcttgccttgagaaccctatgaacagtatgataaggcaaaatgataggatactgaaagaagaactccccgggtcagtaggtgcccaatatgctactggagatcagtggagaaataactccagaaagaatgaagggatggagccaaagcaaacacaatacccagttgtggatgtgactggtgatacaagcaaagtccgatgctattaggagcaatatttcataggaacctggaatgtcaggaccattaatcaaggcaaattggaagtggtcaaacaggaccacttgggctctagggcactcgggcttcagtcaTGGCGGTCCcggggtctagagcacaggctcaatggctgtggtgcacaggcttcacaGCCTCTAGACCACATGTAGTCCTATGTGtcacctgccttggcaggcagattccttaccactgagccaccaggggagctcctCGGAGGACATTTAAAGTACATTGAGAGCTGTAGAAAGCTTCTTGAGGATTAGGGTCCTAAAACAAGTAAAAAACATTCCTTTATTACTGGTAAAAGTATCattttattaacaaattattttctaaataactttTCAATGTCAATTCTATACTATTACTTAATGATGTTTAATAAGTTgatctagaaatttaaaaaaaatgataactaCATAAGGCATTGAAGCTTACTTCACAAGTCAAGCCAGTGTCTCCCTGCTAAGGAGAAAAATCTTCCCTGCTTCTGTCTAGGAAGCACGTATGTCTTTCCCTTTTGTCACAAACAGGCCTCCTCAACATCCACATCCTGAGCAGAAGCTGGAAAACAAGGAGCAGAGGTTCTTCACTGGACTCGACACCAGGATGACCCGTCTGGACTGGAGGTGAGCAATGCAGGTGTCCTCCTTTAGAATGAGAACAGCAGGCTGTGGGAGTTCATTTTCTCAGGAGGACTTGCTGAGGACTACAGGCTGGAGGTCAGCCTCTCTTCTGCTCTAAGGGACTGCTCCACAGATGTCGGGGAGGTCAGGATGCATGTGATTGTGGTGAAGGGGTGACGTGCAGATAAGCTCACATCTTGGGAGAATGTGGCTGAGAATCAGGAGGAACAGATGTCTCTCTGAAGGATTTTAGAGCTTTTCTACCCATGAGAAGGTGCAAAATTGGGTTCATAAATTTGCTCTGGAAATTATCTAACTCTCTGCTGACCTGCTGtgtcagttttcccagagcacagagtgcctcgttCCTGatctccatcctgaactcctATCAGGGTGTGTTGGAGGTCAGGACTGCAGTGAGTAGTGACTTCATTCTGCAGAACCTGCTGAGGAaagatgttttcattgtcatcctGAAGGAGCAACGTCAGAGCTCATGTGGCGAGAAACTGTTGGATGCTTTTTCTTTGTACTTAAACTCACAAGAAAGGTcaagagtttaaaatatatagaaaagaggGCTCACTTCTCATAGGGATAATAAAGTTATTTCACTATATTTCATTGAAGAAACCACTCATAAAAGCTTAGACTTCCTTCTGCGCGGCTTGTGTGATTagacttccccaaccagggatccagggactgaaatcaggtcacagcagtgaaagtgctggatCCTAACCACTAGCCAATGAGCAaacacctgcttttttttttaagctggcaGAACAATCTATTCCCTTCTAACTACTTAATAGTGATTTCGCTATTTAAATTAAATCTTAGTTCTGCTGACTTCAGACCACACCCTGTGGCCCTACAAAACAATAGATAGTGGCCTTTTGGCATTTGAAATGGATTAAGGGGTCTTTGTCATCTCATTCTCCTCCTCACTTACTTCATTGGTTCCTTAACGTCATGCTGATTTTCacccttccttttattttttaatgggatCCTTCAGACAAATCAAAGCCGCCAAGGTTTGCCCTTGAATCTTTGCTGCTATTGGAATAGTTCATTTGTCCAGATTTATATTGTTCTCCAGGATTCTAAGTACGTGTGACCTAAGAGTTAATGAGAGGATTCAGTTAAAATTGTAAAGAACTTGGAAAGTGGCTAGTCCATTAGTAGCAAGCAATAAAATTCAgtgattattttaatatcataattACCATTTCCCTGATTAAGATCAGGGTCTTTTGGAATCATTTAATTccatttccttttagtttttctcAAAGCATCTTCTCATTGCCTGGGCGGATTTGTTACCTAGGCAGATGCTCAGGAAGGTTGGGCTCCAAGACACTGCCAAAGAGGATTCGTGTTCTAGCAACTGGCAATCTAGTCATTCACCTCTTGTTAGGTGGTGGGTTtgacttcttccttctctcatgAAACTAATCCTACATGGATTAATTGAAAGAAAACTGAGATAGCTGATCTTCCAAAGCAAAGGGCAGTCAACTGACCCAGGATTGGGCCTTCCTTGAGCTTCTGTCAGAAGCAGCCATGCCCCAAGCTCCGTGTTGTTCGTCCTGGCCTCATGCTCCCCTCTGCCACAGCCTCGTCCCCAGCTGTGCTGTATTGAATTTGCTAACTCAGAATGAGTCATTCCATCAGGGGAAACCACCTCCCTTCTTTCAGACATTCAGAATACATTAGTTTTCTCTGCCCACAACACAACTGTGGACTTTTACTTTCCAGGGAAGTGTCAAAggaaaacaacaagaacaaaaaaaactaaagttTTGAAATGATAGAGCTACAGCCcctttgcctttctttgcttTATTGTTCTTACCTCAACGTGAATTGGAACCAGAGCAGAAGCAGCAAGACAAATCCTGACCAACAAGTCACTAAAAGAATGTAGAAACTTTAAGTAAAAAattacactgtggaaaattctgaaagagatgggaataccagaccacctgacctgcctcttgagaaacctgtatgcaggtcaggaagcaacagttagatctggacatggaacaacagactggttccaaataggaaaaggagtacatcaaggctgtatattttcaccctgcttatttaacttctatgcagagtacattatgagaaacgctgggctggaagaagcacaagctggattcaagattgccgggaaaaatatcaataacctcagatatgcagatgacaccacccttatggcagaaagtgaagaggaactaaaaagcctcatgatgaaagtgaaagaggagagtgaaaaagttggc from Bos indicus x Bos taurus breed Angus x Brahman F1 hybrid chromosome 8, Bos_hybrid_MaternalHap_v2.0, whole genome shotgun sequence includes these protein-coding regions:
- the LOC113896984 gene encoding interferon omega-1-like, encoding MPSENLPQGSTRRLPSQPSSSLIFPMAFVLSLLMALVLVSYGPGRSLGCDLSQNHVLVGRQNLRLLGQMRRLSPRFCLQDRKDFAFPQEMVEGGQLHEAQAISVLHEMLQQTFNLFHTERSSAAWDTTLLEQLRTGLHQQLDNLDACLGLLTGKEDSALGRTGPTLAVKRYFQGIHVYLKEKEYSDCAWEIIIMEIMRSFSSSTSLQERLRMMDGDLNSP